The following proteins are co-located in the Paludibaculum fermentans genome:
- a CDS encoding alpha/beta hydrolase family protein: MKLCLLFTAVLLLANVAAHAQKAPFTAAEMLKLKRISEPNVAPDGHAVVFTVGEVDVDKNAQDRQLWIVSPNGTGLRKLTTEGRNTGARFSPDSKSIAFISTRGGSGQIWIMDADGRNPRQVTKLSSEADGVIWAPDGKSVVFTSEVYPECNADDACNAKLIAAEEKNKVKARTYTSLLYRHWTAWRGKRVKHLMTAQVDGGAVKDLTPGFKYDVPPFSLGGGGDYAISPDGKEVCYAANLDEDQATSTNWELYTIPIEGPSDGVEPKKISTSPGADASPQYSPDGKWIAWRMQVRAGYESDRWRLVVMDRESGRINVLTENLDRHVTGFTWHPDSRRLAFTVEDRGRQQAQLISVNGGGVRSMTQGATHVDDLQFTADGKTLIYTEVTGASPTEIYKAASSGGAPEPLTRLNEAFLASHDLRKLEEFTVTGAESGQVHSFLLKPPNFDSSKKYPVLFLIHGGPQGAWGESFSYRWNQQVFATAGFVVVMPNPRGSTGYGTKFTDDINGDWGGRAYEDIMAVADYVAKLPYVDGDRMAASGGSYGGYMVDWIAGHTNRFKALVSHAGVYDLSSMGGETEELWFSTWEFKGFPWQNQEMYDKWSPSRSAANFKTPTLVIHGELDYRVPYGQGLQLFTALQAQKVPSKLLVFPDEGHWVLKPQNSLLWYSTFLDWVEEWTKKP, encoded by the coding sequence ATGAAGCTCTGTTTGCTGTTCACGGCGGTGCTGCTATTGGCGAATGTGGCGGCCCATGCACAGAAGGCGCCATTCACCGCCGCCGAGATGCTGAAGTTAAAGCGAATCTCGGAGCCGAATGTCGCCCCTGATGGACACGCCGTTGTCTTTACCGTCGGCGAAGTGGACGTCGACAAGAACGCCCAGGATCGCCAGCTTTGGATCGTCTCGCCGAACGGAACCGGTTTACGCAAGCTCACTACAGAAGGCCGGAATACCGGCGCTCGATTCTCCCCGGACTCCAAATCAATCGCATTCATCTCTACCCGGGGCGGCTCCGGCCAGATCTGGATTATGGACGCCGATGGGCGGAATCCCCGGCAGGTCACGAAGCTGAGCAGCGAGGCCGACGGGGTGATCTGGGCGCCGGACGGCAAGTCAGTGGTATTCACCAGTGAGGTGTACCCCGAATGCAACGCCGACGACGCCTGCAATGCGAAACTGATCGCGGCGGAGGAGAAGAATAAGGTCAAGGCCCGCACCTATACCAGCCTGCTGTACCGGCACTGGACCGCGTGGCGCGGCAAGCGGGTGAAGCACCTGATGACCGCCCAGGTGGATGGCGGAGCGGTAAAGGATCTCACCCCTGGCTTCAAGTACGATGTGCCGCCCTTCTCGCTGGGCGGCGGTGGCGACTATGCCATCTCGCCGGACGGGAAAGAAGTCTGCTACGCGGCCAACCTGGATGAAGACCAAGCCACCAGTACCAACTGGGAGCTTTACACGATTCCGATCGAGGGCCCGTCCGACGGCGTGGAACCGAAGAAGATCTCCACCAGTCCCGGAGCCGACGCCAGCCCACAGTACTCGCCCGACGGTAAGTGGATTGCGTGGCGCATGCAGGTTCGCGCGGGCTATGAGAGCGACCGCTGGCGGCTGGTGGTGATGGATCGTGAATCCGGCCGTATCAACGTGCTGACCGAGAATCTGGACCGGCATGTCACCGGTTTCACCTGGCATCCCGACTCCCGCCGGCTGGCTTTCACCGTGGAAGACCGCGGCCGCCAGCAGGCGCAACTGATCTCCGTGAACGGCGGAGGAGTGCGGTCCATGACCCAGGGCGCGACGCACGTCGACGACCTGCAGTTCACCGCCGACGGGAAGACGCTCATCTACACCGAGGTGACCGGCGCCAGCCCGACCGAGATCTACAAGGCGGCCAGTTCGGGCGGCGCTCCGGAGCCCCTGACCAGGCTGAACGAGGCGTTCCTGGCCAGCCACGACCTGCGCAAGCTGGAGGAGTTCACGGTCACCGGCGCGGAGAGCGGGCAGGTTCACTCGTTCCTGCTGAAACCGCCGAACTTCGACTCGTCCAAGAAGTATCCGGTCCTGTTCCTGATTCACGGCGGTCCGCAGGGCGCGTGGGGCGAATCGTTCAGCTACCGCTGGAACCAGCAGGTGTTCGCCACGGCCGGCTTTGTCGTGGTGATGCCGAATCCGCGGGGATCTACCGGCTACGGCACCAAGTTCACCGACGACATCAACGGCGACTGGGGCGGACGCGCCTACGAAGACATCATGGCTGTGGCCGACTACGTGGCCAAGCTGCCCTATGTCGACGGCGACCGCATGGCCGCTTCGGGTGGCAGCTACGGCGGCTATATGGTGGATTGGATCGCCGGGCACACCAACCGCTTCAAGGCGCTGGTCTCCCACGCGGGCGTCTATGATCTCTCCAGCATGGGCGGTGAGACGGAAGAGCTGTGGTTCTCCACCTGGGAGTTCAAGGGCTTCCCTTGGCAGAACCAGGAGATGTACGACAAGTGGTCGCCCTCGCGCAGCGCGGCCAACTTCAAGACGCCGACGCTCGTCATCCACGGCGAACTGGACTATCGAGTGCCGTATGGCCAGGGCCTCCAGTTGTTCACCGCTCTGCAGGCACAGAAGGTGCCCTCCAAGCTGCTCGTGTTCCCGGACGAGGGCCACTGGGTGCTGAAACCGCAGAACTCGCTGTTGTGGTACTCCACCTTCCTGGACTGGGTGGAGGAGTGGACGAAGAAGCCGTAG
- a CDS encoding gamma carbonic anhydrase family protein, whose protein sequence is MIRPYRGIYPRIAQTAYVDQASTVIGDVTMGERSSVWPSAVLRGDVNKIVIGDETNIQDGSVLHGELDRYPVILGNRVTVGHMVCLHGCVVEDDVLVGIGAIVLNGAKIGRGSVIAAGSLVPEGMEIPPESMVMGVPAKVRRQVTEEEKARFKENAQRYIRYRQDYRDEAAH, encoded by the coding sequence ATGATTCGTCCTTATCGGGGTATCTACCCCAGGATTGCCCAGACCGCCTACGTCGACCAGGCCTCCACTGTCATTGGAGATGTCACGATGGGCGAGCGTTCGTCCGTATGGCCCAGCGCGGTGCTGCGCGGCGACGTGAACAAGATTGTGATCGGTGACGAGACCAACATCCAGGACGGCTCCGTGCTGCATGGAGAGCTGGACCGGTACCCCGTGATTCTGGGGAACCGCGTGACCGTTGGCCACATGGTCTGTTTGCACGGCTGCGTCGTGGAAGACGACGTTTTGGTCGGAATTGGCGCCATTGTCCTGAATGGGGCGAAGATCGGGCGAGGATCGGTGATCGCCGCCGGCTCGCTGGTGCCCGAAGGCATGGAGATCCCGCCGGAATCGATGGTGATGGGCGTGCCGGCCAAGGTCCGCCGCCAGGTGACGGAGGAGGAGAAGGCGCGGTTCAAGGAGAACGCCCAGCGCTACATCCGTTATCGCCAGGACTACCGCGACGAAGCGGCTCACTAA
- the hisS gene encoding histidine--tRNA ligase — protein MIKAVRGTRDILPPSSAVWNHVEAVTREVFRSFHYHEIRTPIFEETALFARGVGEETDIVSKEMYTWDDRDGSSITLRPENTASVIRAYIEHRLDQIPGLTKLYYIGPMFRRERPQKGRYRQFSQIGAECIGTEAPAVDAEVIELAMEILTRCGAQNPTLLLNSVGCKKCRPVFVEALRERLQSVKDTMCTDCQRRADTNPLRVLDCKVPEDQPIIDALPSILDYLDPECSAHFETVKSLLSARELKYEIRPRLVRGLDYYMRTTFEVTHGALGAQNSILGGGRYDGLAESLGSKVPAPGIGFSIGEDRLVMAIEEQTKAEDLAKLDVFLVPMGGAAVKHAALLARDLRRAGNVVEVSTDHKLKRAMETANKLKARYALILGDNEIEAGVYALKNMATGDQQNLTREQLPSALL, from the coding sequence ATGATCAAAGCAGTCCGAGGGACCCGAGACATTCTGCCGCCTTCATCGGCCGTGTGGAACCACGTGGAAGCCGTCACGCGCGAGGTGTTTCGCTCATTCCATTACCATGAGATCCGCACGCCTATCTTTGAAGAGACGGCCCTGTTCGCCCGAGGCGTGGGCGAAGAGACCGACATCGTCTCGAAAGAGATGTACACCTGGGACGACCGCGACGGCTCGTCCATCACACTGCGGCCTGAGAACACGGCGTCGGTGATCCGCGCCTACATCGAGCACCGTCTGGACCAGATCCCGGGGCTGACCAAGCTCTATTACATCGGGCCCATGTTCCGGCGCGAGCGCCCTCAGAAGGGGCGCTACCGGCAGTTCTCGCAGATCGGCGCGGAGTGCATCGGCACGGAAGCCCCGGCCGTCGACGCGGAAGTCATCGAACTGGCGATGGAGATCCTGACGCGCTGCGGCGCGCAGAATCCAACGCTTCTATTGAACTCCGTGGGCTGCAAGAAGTGCCGCCCTGTTTTTGTGGAAGCGTTGCGCGAGCGGTTGCAGTCCGTGAAGGACACCATGTGCACAGATTGCCAGCGCCGCGCGGATACGAATCCGTTGCGTGTGCTGGACTGCAAAGTGCCCGAGGATCAGCCCATCATCGACGCGCTGCCGTCGATCCTCGACTACCTGGACCCGGAGTGCTCAGCGCACTTCGAGACGGTGAAGTCGCTGTTGTCGGCGCGCGAACTGAAGTACGAGATCCGGCCGCGCCTGGTGCGCGGGCTGGACTACTACATGCGCACGACCTTCGAGGTGACGCACGGAGCCCTGGGCGCGCAGAACTCGATTCTGGGCGGCGGGCGCTACGACGGACTGGCTGAGTCCTTGGGCTCGAAAGTGCCGGCGCCGGGCATCGGCTTCTCGATCGGCGAGGATCGTCTGGTGATGGCTATCGAGGAGCAGACAAAGGCCGAGGACCTGGCAAAGCTGGATGTGTTCCTGGTGCCCATGGGCGGCGCGGCGGTGAAGCATGCGGCCCTGCTGGCCCGCGATCTGCGCCGCGCCGGCAACGTCGTCGAGGTCTCTACCGATCACAAGCTGAAGCGCGCCATGGAGACCGCTAATAAGCTGAAGGCGCGATATGCGCTGATTCTTGGCGACAACGAGATCGAAGCCGGGGTCTATGCGTTGAAGAACATGGCTACGGGTGATCAGCAGAATTTGACCAGGGAGCAACTCCCGTCGGCGCTGCTGTAG
- a CDS encoding 3-keto-disaccharide hydrolase, which translates to MNQGCYALLLLSLTVPAPSQTPDHFTAERGVRDTIGRYFVAWQDGNRETLASLTSPASTRFSSGGTRLGNLFGRTTGDKRKIAHFIRHLEFLRPDVAVAVGLWRDTTPGALYSSGAFNYTLIREGPSWKLATVHETLNQPLPLLDTSAPAEPLKQDGDWEILFDGQSGGHWLTLVGARDLGQSWRVAEGCLISVPGSQGADLRSDREYRSFELRWEWMASARSNSGVKYRLFGADTIGFGPARYAAGWEYQMADDAGDPGARVDDRQKSGALYGVVPVSKPAARPAGEWNESRLLVTDDHVEHWLNGVITARYPVDFAFDSPVLLQHHASEVRYRNIRLRRIPPN; encoded by the coding sequence ATGAATCAGGGATGCTACGCCCTCCTGCTGCTCAGTCTCACTGTCCCGGCCCCCTCACAAACGCCGGACCACTTCACCGCCGAACGCGGGGTGCGGGACACCATCGGCCGCTACTTCGTGGCCTGGCAGGACGGCAACCGCGAAACCCTGGCCTCCCTCACCAGCCCGGCCTCCACTCGCTTCAGTTCCGGTGGAACCCGCCTGGGCAACCTGTTCGGACGCACCACCGGCGACAAAAGAAAGATCGCACACTTCATCCGCCACCTCGAATTCCTGCGCCCCGACGTGGCGGTGGCCGTCGGCCTGTGGCGAGACACAACTCCCGGCGCGCTCTACTCCTCCGGAGCCTTCAATTACACACTCATTCGCGAGGGACCGTCCTGGAAACTGGCCACTGTGCACGAGACGCTGAATCAGCCGCTTCCTCTATTGGACACTTCTGCCCCGGCCGAACCCCTCAAGCAGGATGGAGACTGGGAGATCCTGTTTGACGGGCAATCCGGTGGGCACTGGCTGACCCTGGTCGGAGCTCGCGACCTCGGCCAATCCTGGCGGGTGGCGGAGGGATGCCTCATCTCCGTGCCCGGCAGCCAGGGCGCCGACCTCCGCAGCGACCGCGAATACAGGTCCTTTGAGCTGCGCTGGGAATGGATGGCGTCCGCGCGCAGCAACTCCGGCGTGAAATACCGGTTGTTTGGCGCCGACACCATCGGCTTTGGACCTGCCCGTTATGCCGCCGGATGGGAATACCAGATGGCCGACGACGCAGGCGACCCCGGAGCCCGCGTCGACGACCGTCAAAAAAGCGGAGCACTGTACGGCGTCGTCCCCGTCTCCAAACCGGCTGCCCGGCCGGCCGGCGAGTGGAACGAGTCCCGGTTACTGGTCACGGACGACCACGTGGAGCACTGGCTCAACGGAGTGATAACCGCCCGCTATCCCGTGGACTTTGCCTTCGACAGCCCCGTCCTGCTGCAGCATCACGCGTCCGAGGTCCGCTATCGCAACATCCGTCTGCGCAGGATCCCTCCAAACTGA
- a CDS encoding RNA polymerase sigma factor, translating into MIWRRARKRADESTSECDLLDSLHTGSEEAMGELYRRHGGLVYRFSLRLVQDESLAEEITQEVFLALLNQAHDFDSERASLSTWLCGIARRQAWKQLRAQHRHAAMPSGEELENIESLDEDPSEILTRREATQAVERGIETLPVELREVIVLCELEEMKYEDAAKVLGIPVGTVRSRLHRAKHRLAALLKVGLVQKREEGQ; encoded by the coding sequence ATGATCTGGCGCAGGGCACGCAAGCGGGCTGATGAATCGACGTCCGAGTGCGATCTGCTCGACTCGCTTCACACTGGCAGCGAAGAGGCCATGGGCGAACTCTACCGTCGCCACGGAGGGTTGGTCTATCGCTTTTCGTTGCGGTTGGTGCAGGACGAATCCCTCGCCGAGGAAATCACGCAAGAGGTCTTTCTGGCTCTGCTCAATCAGGCGCACGATTTCGATTCAGAACGCGCTTCGCTCTCAACCTGGCTCTGTGGAATCGCCCGGCGCCAGGCGTGGAAACAGCTTCGGGCGCAGCATCGGCACGCTGCAATGCCGTCCGGCGAAGAGCTCGAGAACATCGAATCTTTGGACGAGGACCCGTCCGAGATTCTCACACGCAGGGAGGCGACCCAAGCGGTGGAGCGGGGCATCGAGACTCTTCCGGTCGAGCTTCGCGAAGTCATTGTGCTCTGTGAACTGGAGGAGATGAAGTACGAAGATGCCGCGAAAGTGCTCGGCATTCCAGTCGGAACGGTGAGATCGAGATTGCATCGCGCCAAGCACCGGCTCGCGGCGCTCCTGAAGGTTGGGCTGGTTCAGAAAAGGGAGGAGGGGCAATGA
- a CDS encoding TIGR03435 family protein has protein sequence MTYRTLRVSGRTKMSVLLLLASAAPQLGLAQTLSPLAFSVASVRPNQAGNAGGEGSERETITLTPANLTMRNVSLRSAIRWAYDLRDSQISGPGWLESQRYDISANTPGQTAQAEVRLMLQNLLADRFKLSVRRETKDLSVYAMTVKRSGKLTIASGGANSVLPNGGAIEFHNYSMAELAERLGSRPFRLDRPVVDKTGLEGVFDFSVKFADNASDLKHTLEGMEQGSADGAPSMITILQEQLGLAFKVAKAPVSSLTVEHAEKVPTGN, from the coding sequence ATGACCTACCGCACACTACGTGTGTCCGGACGTACGAAAATGAGCGTTCTGCTGCTGCTAGCCAGCGCCGCGCCGCAGCTCGGACTGGCGCAAACCTTGTCCCCTCTTGCCTTCTCTGTCGCTTCCGTACGGCCCAATCAGGCCGGCAATGCGGGCGGGGAAGGCAGCGAACGGGAAACGATCACCCTAACTCCCGCGAACCTGACAATGCGCAACGTGAGCCTTCGCTCCGCCATCCGCTGGGCCTACGACTTGCGTGATTCGCAGATTTCAGGTCCCGGATGGCTGGAGTCCCAGCGCTACGACATCTCCGCGAACACGCCCGGCCAGACAGCCCAGGCCGAGGTCCGTCTGATGTTGCAGAATTTGCTCGCAGACCGTTTCAAGTTGTCGGTTCGCCGCGAAACGAAGGACCTGTCTGTGTATGCCATGACCGTGAAGAGAAGTGGGAAATTGACCATTGCCAGTGGCGGGGCGAACAGCGTGCTGCCAAACGGGGGAGCGATTGAGTTTCACAACTACTCCATGGCTGAGTTGGCGGAGCGCCTGGGCTCGCGCCCTTTTCGGCTCGACCGTCCGGTGGTGGACAAGACCGGGTTGGAGGGCGTGTTCGACTTCAGTGTGAAATTTGCCGATAACGCCTCCGATCTGAAGCACACGTTGGAAGGGATGGAGCAGGGCAGTGCGGACGGAGCTCCCTCCATGATCACGATCCTTCAGGAACAACTGGGGCTTGCCTTCAAAGTTGCCAAGGCTCCTGTCAGCAGTCTGACCGTGGAGCATGCAGAGAAAGTCCCAACCGGCAATTAG
- a CDS encoding TonB-dependent receptor domain-containing protein: MAFTAIQRGTVLLLSIAAASAQHQGVVRFHGQPVPGAVITATEGAARQSTITNREGAYQLPGLGAGEWTIRVEMQGFGTQERLVTVDGKFEPVQWALTIAPDGPPLPVVAGARGGAVLEVEQPTLVNPQAADSMLIAGSANNAARSPFAQPVAFGNVRRSRQARYHGNLGAIVGDSALDARSFSLTGQDSPKPAYTRFTGVASLGGPARIPWIPHSGFTFSVNYQWTRTRNVTLLAGLMPTAAQRAGDLSSSPGPFSDPASGVAFPDNQIPQDRITPQARSLLALYPLPNLPGGSRFNYQVPSASAIHQDNFQARVDHRIGNRDHVAARLDGQSSRNDSASIFNFVDRNQVTGRNAATTWRHSVDQRLFFTLGLEFSSLRTRTMSNFSDRENISGNAGIAGNNQEPLNWGPPNLAFASGIASLSDVPPAFNRNQSVGISQKTSWNRGRHNFLVGGDFRRKQFNWLSDADPRGTLVFTGARTGSDFAGFLLGSPDSSSISFGHADKYLRASAYSAFVNDDWRLAPGLTLNAGLRWEYSTPLTERYGRLVNLDLSPDFTSATLQLASGANRNTDFPASLVNPYRRAVAPRVGVAWRPRAASSLVVRVAYGVYFDTALYDDIAQRMAQQPPLSNTLVVGSSDSHPLTIADPFRGALGGISNSFAADPLVKPGSAQNWQLLVQRDIPLGMVLSASYLGIKGTHTVQQSLPNTYPAGSSNPCPGCPAGFVYLSSSGNSTRQAGQVQLRRRMRSGFSADLSYAFSKSLDNSSLGAGVRGDSGIAQNWLDFRSERGLSSFDQRHLLTGQMQFTSGMGASAGSLLSGWRGAAFKRWTFTTQWSAGTGLPLNPLYLAAVPGTGITGSLRPDYTGAGLYSSLDGHNLNHNAYAVPVAGRWGNAGRNSITGPKQLTLNSSISRVFQLGDRYSGDLRLDAVNPLNHPTFPGWNTSITSLQFGSPSSANPMRSVQTTFRVRF, encoded by the coding sequence ATGGCGTTCACTGCGATTCAACGCGGCACCGTGCTTTTGCTCTCGATCGCGGCGGCGAGCGCCCAGCACCAGGGGGTAGTGCGCTTCCATGGCCAACCTGTGCCGGGAGCAGTGATCACGGCAACGGAAGGTGCTGCCAGACAGTCGACCATCACCAATCGGGAAGGCGCCTATCAGCTACCGGGCCTGGGAGCCGGCGAATGGACCATTCGAGTCGAGATGCAGGGATTTGGCACGCAGGAGCGATTGGTGACGGTAGACGGGAAGTTCGAACCAGTGCAGTGGGCTCTCACGATCGCACCGGATGGGCCCCCGCTGCCTGTCGTCGCCGGTGCCCGCGGAGGTGCTGTCTTGGAAGTGGAACAGCCTACCCTTGTCAATCCTCAGGCTGCCGACAGCATGCTGATCGCCGGCAGCGCCAATAACGCGGCGCGCTCGCCGTTTGCCCAGCCTGTGGCCTTCGGCAACGTTAGGCGATCTCGCCAGGCTCGTTATCACGGGAATCTTGGAGCCATTGTGGGCGACTCCGCTCTGGATGCAAGATCCTTCTCCCTCACCGGACAGGACTCGCCAAAGCCTGCTTACACGCGCTTCACCGGAGTTGCTTCCCTCGGTGGTCCTGCTCGCATTCCATGGATTCCCCACAGTGGCTTTACCTTCTCGGTCAACTACCAATGGACTCGAACTCGCAACGTCACCTTGCTGGCCGGGCTCATGCCGACCGCTGCGCAACGGGCTGGCGACTTGTCCAGCTCTCCAGGGCCTTTCAGTGATCCCGCGTCAGGAGTCGCCTTTCCGGACAATCAGATTCCACAGGATCGCATCACTCCGCAGGCAAGGTCGTTGCTCGCACTCTATCCCCTGCCGAACTTGCCTGGGGGTTCGCGCTTCAACTATCAGGTGCCCAGTGCGAGCGCCATCCACCAGGACAACTTCCAGGCGCGAGTGGATCATCGAATTGGCAATCGTGATCATGTCGCCGCCCGCCTGGATGGGCAATCGTCCAGGAATGATTCTGCGAGTATCTTCAACTTCGTGGATCGGAATCAGGTCACGGGGAGGAACGCCGCAACGACGTGGCGGCACAGCGTCGATCAGCGGCTCTTCTTTACCCTTGGGTTGGAGTTCAGCAGTCTTCGCACTCGCACGATGTCGAACTTCAGCGACCGCGAGAACATCTCCGGCAATGCAGGCATCGCGGGCAACAATCAGGAGCCTCTCAACTGGGGGCCGCCGAACCTGGCTTTCGCGAGCGGCATCGCCTCCTTGTCGGATGTCCCTCCCGCGTTCAACCGGAATCAGAGTGTGGGCATCAGTCAGAAGACGAGTTGGAATCGTGGACGCCACAACTTTCTGGTTGGCGGTGATTTCCGGCGGAAGCAGTTCAACTGGTTGTCGGACGCCGATCCGCGCGGAACCCTGGTGTTCACAGGGGCGCGAACCGGGTCTGACTTCGCGGGCTTCCTGCTCGGTTCGCCGGATTCCAGTTCGATCTCCTTCGGACACGCGGACAAGTATTTGCGCGCCTCTGCCTACAGCGCGTTTGTCAACGACGACTGGCGATTGGCTCCTGGCCTCACACTGAATGCGGGGCTCCGTTGGGAGTACTCCACTCCGCTGACGGAACGCTATGGGCGCCTCGTCAATCTCGATCTTTCTCCCGACTTCACCTCTGCCACGCTTCAACTCGCGAGTGGCGCAAATCGAAACACGGACTTCCCGGCCTCCTTGGTGAATCCCTACCGGCGAGCCGTCGCTCCTCGGGTTGGAGTGGCCTGGCGTCCGCGGGCCGCTTCCTCTCTCGTCGTTCGAGTTGCCTACGGCGTTTACTTCGATACCGCGCTCTACGATGACATCGCGCAGCGGATGGCCCAGCAGCCCCCACTCTCGAACACCTTGGTCGTAGGCAGCAGCGACAGTCATCCGCTCACCATCGCCGATCCCTTTCGGGGCGCTCTTGGCGGAATCTCGAACTCCTTTGCCGCCGATCCGCTGGTCAAGCCGGGGTCCGCACAGAACTGGCAACTCCTCGTGCAGCGGGACATCCCGCTCGGCATGGTGCTGTCCGCAAGCTATCTCGGGATTAAGGGGACTCACACGGTCCAGCAGTCTCTCCCCAATACTTATCCTGCAGGCTCCAGCAACCCTTGCCCCGGTTGTCCCGCCGGATTCGTTTACCTCAGTTCCTCCGGCAATTCGACACGCCAGGCAGGCCAGGTCCAACTGCGACGGCGGATGCGCAGCGGCTTCTCGGCTGACCTTTCGTATGCGTTCTCGAAATCGCTCGACAACTCAAGTCTGGGAGCCGGCGTCCGGGGCGATTCCGGGATTGCACAGAACTGGCTGGATTTTCGTTCGGAACGGGGTCTCTCCAGCTTCGACCAGCGTCACCTGCTGACCGGCCAAATGCAATTCACCTCAGGCATGGGCGCCAGTGCGGGCTCTCTCCTCAGCGGCTGGCGCGGCGCGGCGTTTAAGCGGTGGACGTTCACCACACAGTGGAGTGCCGGCACCGGCTTGCCTCTCAATCCCCTGTACCTTGCTGCCGTACCAGGGACCGGGATCACCGGAAGCCTTCGGCCCGACTATACAGGAGCCGGGCTCTACTCCTCACTCGACGGACACAATCTCAACCACAATGCCTATGCGGTGCCGGTGGCGGGTCGATGGGGCAATGCGGGCCGCAACTCGATAACTGGTCCAAAACAGTTGACCCTGAATAGCTCGATCAGCCGGGTGTTCCAGTTGGGCGATCGCTACAGCGGCGACTTGCGCCTGGATGCCGTAAACCCTCTGAACCATCCGACCTTCCCTGGCTGGAATACTTCGATCACCAGTCTCCAGTTCGGTTCGCCGAGTTCAGCGAACCCCATGCGATCCGTCCAGACGACGTTCCGGGTGAGGTTCTGA